A segment of the Desulfomicrobium macestii genome:
TCGCGCATAGAATCCATCGACATGGTGCGGGGCATCGCCATCATGCTCATGGTCGTGGGGCACAGCTACGACTATCTCTCCTATGAAGCGGCCGCGGTCATGGGCAAGGCCTCGCCGCTCCCGCTGGCCATGCTGAACGTCAACGTGACCACGGTCTTTGTTTTTTTCAATCGCTGGTTCACGCACAGCGGGGCGCCCATTTTTCTGTTTCTGGCCGGTGTCGGTGCCTATCTGTGGGCCCACAAGGGCGGAGTCCAGAGATCACTGGGCGGCTTCCTGATCCCCAGGGGATTGCTGTTGATCGCGCTGCAGTTGGTAAGGACCGTCATGCAGCTCTTCACGTCGGAGTATCCGGCATCTCTCGATGTGCTGTGGAGCATCGGGATGTCCATGATCCTGCTGTCATTTTTTTCCAAGCTGCCTCGAAATATGCTTCTTCTCATGAGCGTTGCGATTCTGGCCGGACACGGACTGCCTGCGCTCTATGGCTTTCCGGGTGAAGGCCATGTGATTTGGCGGATCTTCATGACCGCCGATACATTTGGATTCGTTGGCGGCACATCAATATTCAATCGTTTTCCTGTCATACCATGGTTTGGAATGATGCTTTTGGGGTATGCCACAGGACATTTGTTTCTCTTGCCCCTCAAGAAGAGAATGAGTGTTTTCCTTTTTCTGGGCTTGTCTCTCATTTTTGTGTGGCTGGTGCTTCGCGGTGCAAATGTCTACGGGTACCAGCCTTTGTGGCAGGAATATCCTGAAACATGGAAGACGGTGGCATCTTTTGTAAATATTTCTAAATACCCGCCTTCCGTGTATTT
Coding sequences within it:
- a CDS encoding DUF1624 domain-containing protein → MAESVTVQAPVSSRIESIDMVRGIAIMLMVVGHSYDYLSYEAAAVMGKASPLPLAMLNVNVTTVFVFFNRWFTHSGAPIFLFLAGVGAYLWAHKGGVQRSLGGFLIPRGLLLIALQLVRTVMQLFTSEYPASLDVLWSIGMSMILLSFFSKLPRNMLLLMSVAILAGHGLPALYGFPGEGHVIWRIFMTADTFGFVGGTSIFNRFPVIPWFGMMLLGYATGHLFLLPLKKRMSVFLFLGLSLIFVWLVLRGANVYGYQPLWQEYPETWKTVASFVNISKYPPSVYFSLVALGTIFIFFFLIDYFSLRCQFLISIGSTSLFIYIVHLPLCKIIAVGLSKILNKMYWPIAKNVYFSLPMSYFIALIALICIYPISRYYLNIKIKYKRFKIFSYL